The following proteins come from a genomic window of Vidua chalybeata isolate OUT-0048 chromosome 2, bVidCha1 merged haplotype, whole genome shotgun sequence:
- the BCLAF3 gene encoding BCLAF1 and THRAP3 family member 3 isoform X4, translating into MTRSRSRSPRWKPRSLSPAFRTPEYHRQRHAHINYDCEYKSFRKDPKKSMPWRTEDEKYGQGNSRFAPHGNNHQRIYERRSPSPNLKRIPMEDAYSHKPYRTHSSERTESNRRCQLPPKYSEIPYKEHDRPFYQHKMEDRYMFDHYKVTGNEKGMKPFHRPLGASCKLERKWHEDDLRHQRLHEEKYGQSPRRVSDEFTTRSSLQKRYPEDHDYREYGHASKRAKEMERYDGGDVARNSKWKQERSFPPCQEKEEQRYAGAQSHRSAEREYLGGSVTKIAYEYSHKRRRHLDGEKPFPEDRVQKYVKQEEQKYGSSKGTRNSKELDYFSGGRARRTEERHAEEPVKCSSKKGCNACVNSSKTDVELRSFKNKLDERVRKDGELRKNVDSSNCQRDASHTVSDVKMSDANCMREHLTVKVDMKKMVTKYRTASSHTTERQMSHDLVAVGRKKENFHPVFEHMESVTQNIENDPSKEFTQEIITIIHQVKANYFASSDITLHERFSKIQDKSSANTNEVKMHLDPEIHRRIDMSLAELQNKRTVPSESPQNVVRVLEDPNDLRYDIERRRKERLKNEDERVFHVDGVTPRSQQSCSLSKLQTSQVDGFQKPMRFIKPPFRKFIGRPHLGNLNIATET; encoded by the exons ATGACAAGATCTAGATCAAGATCACCACGATGGAAACCAAG gTCCTTATCTCCAGCTTTTAGGACTCCAGAGTACCATAGGCAGAGGCATGCTCATATTAATTATGACTGTGAATATAAAAGCTTTCGTAAGGACCCAAAAAAGTCTATGCCTTGGAGAACAGAAGATGAAAAGTATGGACAAGGCAATTCCAGGTTTGCACCTCATGGAAATAACCACCAGAGAATATATGAACGTAGGTCACCTTCACCAAACTTGAAAAGAATTCCCATGGAAGATGCTTACAGTCATAAGCCCTACAGAACACATTCATCTGAAAGGACTGAAAGCAATAGGAGATGCCAGTTACCACCAAAATACTCGGAAATACCTTATAAAGAGCATGATCGTCCATTTTACCAGCACAAAATGGAGGACAGATACATGTTTGATCACTACAAAGTCactggaaatgaaaaaggaatGAAACCTTTTCATAGACCGTTAGGGGCTTCATGcaaacttgaaagaaaatggcATGAAGATGACTTGAGGCACCAGAGGTTACATGAAGAGAAGTATGGTCAGTCACCCAGAAGAGTTTCTGATGAATTTACGACAAGGAGCTCTTTACAGAAGAG GTATCCTGAAGATCACGATTACAGAGAATATGGGCACGCGTCTAAAAGGGCTAAGGAAATGGAGAGGTATGACGGTGGAGATGTAGCAAGAAATTCCAAGTGGAAGCAAGAACGTTCTTTTCCACCCTGCCAAGAAAAGGAGGAGCAAAGATACGCGGGTGCGCAGTCCCACCGCTCGGCTGAGAGGGAGTACTTGGGGGGGTCTGTCACAAAGATAGCCTATGAGTACAGTCACAAACGGCGCAGGCATCTGGACGGAGAGAAGCCTTTTCCAGAGGACAGAGTTCAGAAGTACGTGaagcaggaagagcagaagTACGGCTCTTCCAAGGGCACCCGGAACAGCAAGGAGCTAGATTACTTCAGTGGGGGCAGAGCGAGGCGGACTGAAGAACGGCACGCTGAAGAACCTGTTAAATGCAGTTCAAAGAAGGGCTGCAATGCTTGTGTTAACTCTTCCAAAACAGATGTTGAGCTGAggtcttttaaaaacaaactggaTGAAAGAGTGAGGAAGGACGGGGAATTGAGGAAAAACGTAGATTCTTCCAATTGCCAGCGTGATGCAAGTCATACTGTTTCAGATGTGAAAATGTCAGATGCCAACTGTATGAGAGAACATCTCACAGTCAAAGTGGATATGAAGAAAATGGTGACCAAGTACAG gaCTGCTTCTAGTCACACTACAGAGAGACAGATGTCCCATGATCTGGTTGCTgttggcagaaaaaaagagaattttcatCCAGTATTTGAGCACATGGAATCTGTAACACAAAACATTGAAAATGACCCATCAAAAGAATTTACTCAGGAAATAATCACAATTATTCATCAAGTTAAAG caaattattttgcttcttctGACATAACTCTACATGAACGGTTCTCAAAAATTCAGGATAAATCAAGTGCAAATACAAATGAAGTGAAAATGCATCTGGATCCAGAAATTCACAG GAGGATTGACATGTCTCTAGCAGAACTTCAGAACAAACGAACTGTGCCATCTGAATCTCCCCAG AACGTTGTAAGAGTGTTAGAAGATCCAAATGATCTACGGTATGATatagaaaggagaagaaaagagagattgAAGAATGAAGATGAGAGAGTGTTTCATGTAGATGGTGTAACTCCAAG GAGCCAGCAAAGCTGCAGTCTTTCAAAGTTACAAACATCTCAAGTTGATGGTTTCCAAAAGCCTATGAGGTTCATTaagccacctttcaggaaatTTATTGGGAGACCTCATCTG GGAAATCTAAATATTGCAACAGAAACCTGA
- the BCLAF3 gene encoding BCLAF1 and THRAP3 family member 3 isoform X2, translating into MTRSRSRSPRWKPRSLSPAFRTPEYHRQRHAHINYDCEYKSFRKDPKKSMPWRTEDEKYGQGNSRFAPHGNNHQRIYERRSPSPNLKRIPMEDAYSHKPYRTHSSERTESNRRCQLPPKYSEIPYKEHDRPFYQHKMEDRYMFDHYKVTGNEKGMKPFHRPLGASCKLERKWHEDDLRHQRLHEEKYGQSPRRVSDEFTTRSSLQKRYPEDHDYREYGHASKRAKEMERYDGGDVARNSKWKQERSFPPCQEKEEQRYAGAQSHRSAEREYLGGSVTKIAYEYSHKRRRHLDGEKPFPEDRVQKYVKQEEQKYGSSKGTRNSKELDYFSGGRARRTEERHAEEPVKCSSKKGCNACVNSSKTDVELRSFKNKLDERVRKDGELRKNVDSSNCQRDASHTVSDVKMSDANCMREHLTVKVDMKKMVTKYRTASSHTTERQMSHDLVAVGRKKENFHPVFEHMESVTQNIENDPSKEFTQEIITIIHQVKANYFASSDITLHERFSKIQDKSSANTNEVKMHLDPEIHRRIDMSLAELQNKRTVPSESPQNVVRVLEDPNDLRYDIERRRKERLKNEDERVFHVDGVTPRSQQSCSLSKLQTSQVDGFQKPMRFIKPPFRKFIGRPHLSNFADGRLQSHYKSGLVQKGLYIQAKYQRLRSVGVRGFATNKFRDGFLRKEKGNLNIATET; encoded by the exons ATGACAAGATCTAGATCAAGATCACCACGATGGAAACCAAG gTCCTTATCTCCAGCTTTTAGGACTCCAGAGTACCATAGGCAGAGGCATGCTCATATTAATTATGACTGTGAATATAAAAGCTTTCGTAAGGACCCAAAAAAGTCTATGCCTTGGAGAACAGAAGATGAAAAGTATGGACAAGGCAATTCCAGGTTTGCACCTCATGGAAATAACCACCAGAGAATATATGAACGTAGGTCACCTTCACCAAACTTGAAAAGAATTCCCATGGAAGATGCTTACAGTCATAAGCCCTACAGAACACATTCATCTGAAAGGACTGAAAGCAATAGGAGATGCCAGTTACCACCAAAATACTCGGAAATACCTTATAAAGAGCATGATCGTCCATTTTACCAGCACAAAATGGAGGACAGATACATGTTTGATCACTACAAAGTCactggaaatgaaaaaggaatGAAACCTTTTCATAGACCGTTAGGGGCTTCATGcaaacttgaaagaaaatggcATGAAGATGACTTGAGGCACCAGAGGTTACATGAAGAGAAGTATGGTCAGTCACCCAGAAGAGTTTCTGATGAATTTACGACAAGGAGCTCTTTACAGAAGAG GTATCCTGAAGATCACGATTACAGAGAATATGGGCACGCGTCTAAAAGGGCTAAGGAAATGGAGAGGTATGACGGTGGAGATGTAGCAAGAAATTCCAAGTGGAAGCAAGAACGTTCTTTTCCACCCTGCCAAGAAAAGGAGGAGCAAAGATACGCGGGTGCGCAGTCCCACCGCTCGGCTGAGAGGGAGTACTTGGGGGGGTCTGTCACAAAGATAGCCTATGAGTACAGTCACAAACGGCGCAGGCATCTGGACGGAGAGAAGCCTTTTCCAGAGGACAGAGTTCAGAAGTACGTGaagcaggaagagcagaagTACGGCTCTTCCAAGGGCACCCGGAACAGCAAGGAGCTAGATTACTTCAGTGGGGGCAGAGCGAGGCGGACTGAAGAACGGCACGCTGAAGAACCTGTTAAATGCAGTTCAAAGAAGGGCTGCAATGCTTGTGTTAACTCTTCCAAAACAGATGTTGAGCTGAggtcttttaaaaacaaactggaTGAAAGAGTGAGGAAGGACGGGGAATTGAGGAAAAACGTAGATTCTTCCAATTGCCAGCGTGATGCAAGTCATACTGTTTCAGATGTGAAAATGTCAGATGCCAACTGTATGAGAGAACATCTCACAGTCAAAGTGGATATGAAGAAAATGGTGACCAAGTACAG gaCTGCTTCTAGTCACACTACAGAGAGACAGATGTCCCATGATCTGGTTGCTgttggcagaaaaaaagagaattttcatCCAGTATTTGAGCACATGGAATCTGTAACACAAAACATTGAAAATGACCCATCAAAAGAATTTACTCAGGAAATAATCACAATTATTCATCAAGTTAAAG caaattattttgcttcttctGACATAACTCTACATGAACGGTTCTCAAAAATTCAGGATAAATCAAGTGCAAATACAAATGAAGTGAAAATGCATCTGGATCCAGAAATTCACAG GAGGATTGACATGTCTCTAGCAGAACTTCAGAACAAACGAACTGTGCCATCTGAATCTCCCCAG AACGTTGTAAGAGTGTTAGAAGATCCAAATGATCTACGGTATGATatagaaaggagaagaaaagagagattgAAGAATGAAGATGAGAGAGTGTTTCATGTAGATGGTGTAACTCCAAG GAGCCAGCAAAGCTGCAGTCTTTCAAAGTTACAAACATCTCAAGTTGATGGTTTCCAAAAGCCTATGAGGTTCATTaagccacctttcaggaaatTTATTGGGAGACCTCATCTG AGCAACTTTGCAGATGGCCGTTTGCAATCCCATTATAAATCAGGCTTAGTGCAGAAGGGTTTATATATTCAGGCTAAGTACCAGCGGTTACGTTCTGTTGGTGTAAGGGGATTTGCCACTAATAAATTCAGAGATGGAtttttgaggaaagaaaag GGAAATCTAAATATTGCAACAGAAACCTGA
- the BCLAF3 gene encoding BCLAF1 and THRAP3 family member 3 isoform X1 — MTRSRSRSPRWKPRSLSPAFRTPEYHRQRHAHINYDCEYKSFRKDPKKSMPWRTEDEKYGQGNSRFAPHGNNHQRIYERRSPSPNLKRIPMEDAYSHKPYRTHSSERTESNRRCQLPPKYSEIPYKEHDRPFYQHKMEDRYMFDHYKVTGNEKGMKPFHRPLGASCKLERKWHEDDLRHQRLHEEKYGQSPRRVSDEFTTRSSLQKRYPEDHDYREYGHASKRAKEMERYDGGDVARNSKWKQERSFPPCQEKEEQRYAGAQSHRSAEREYLGGSVTKIAYEYSHKRRRHLDGEKPFPEDRVQKYVKQEEQKYGSSKGTRNSKELDYFSGGRARRTEERHAEEPVKCSSKKGCNACVNSSKTDVELRSFKNKLDERVRKDGELRKNVDSSNCQRDASHTVSDVKMSDANCMREHLTVKVDMKKMVTKYRTASSHTTERQMSHDLVAVGRKKENFHPVFEHMESVTQNIENDPSKEFTQEIITIIHQVKANYFASSDITLHERFSKIQDKSSANTNEVKMHLDPEIHRRIDMSLAELQNKRTVPSESPQNVVRVLEDPNDLRYDIERRRKERLKNEDERVFHVDGVTPRSQQSCSLSKLQTSQVDGFQKPMRFIKPPFRKFIGRPHLNSYYASKSSDTYPHRCIRGHLENAGPLRRHFKSNFADGRLQSHYKSGLVQKGLYIQAKYQRLRSVGVRGFATNKFRDGFLRKEKGNLNIATET, encoded by the exons ATGACAAGATCTAGATCAAGATCACCACGATGGAAACCAAG gTCCTTATCTCCAGCTTTTAGGACTCCAGAGTACCATAGGCAGAGGCATGCTCATATTAATTATGACTGTGAATATAAAAGCTTTCGTAAGGACCCAAAAAAGTCTATGCCTTGGAGAACAGAAGATGAAAAGTATGGACAAGGCAATTCCAGGTTTGCACCTCATGGAAATAACCACCAGAGAATATATGAACGTAGGTCACCTTCACCAAACTTGAAAAGAATTCCCATGGAAGATGCTTACAGTCATAAGCCCTACAGAACACATTCATCTGAAAGGACTGAAAGCAATAGGAGATGCCAGTTACCACCAAAATACTCGGAAATACCTTATAAAGAGCATGATCGTCCATTTTACCAGCACAAAATGGAGGACAGATACATGTTTGATCACTACAAAGTCactggaaatgaaaaaggaatGAAACCTTTTCATAGACCGTTAGGGGCTTCATGcaaacttgaaagaaaatggcATGAAGATGACTTGAGGCACCAGAGGTTACATGAAGAGAAGTATGGTCAGTCACCCAGAAGAGTTTCTGATGAATTTACGACAAGGAGCTCTTTACAGAAGAG GTATCCTGAAGATCACGATTACAGAGAATATGGGCACGCGTCTAAAAGGGCTAAGGAAATGGAGAGGTATGACGGTGGAGATGTAGCAAGAAATTCCAAGTGGAAGCAAGAACGTTCTTTTCCACCCTGCCAAGAAAAGGAGGAGCAAAGATACGCGGGTGCGCAGTCCCACCGCTCGGCTGAGAGGGAGTACTTGGGGGGGTCTGTCACAAAGATAGCCTATGAGTACAGTCACAAACGGCGCAGGCATCTGGACGGAGAGAAGCCTTTTCCAGAGGACAGAGTTCAGAAGTACGTGaagcaggaagagcagaagTACGGCTCTTCCAAGGGCACCCGGAACAGCAAGGAGCTAGATTACTTCAGTGGGGGCAGAGCGAGGCGGACTGAAGAACGGCACGCTGAAGAACCTGTTAAATGCAGTTCAAAGAAGGGCTGCAATGCTTGTGTTAACTCTTCCAAAACAGATGTTGAGCTGAggtcttttaaaaacaaactggaTGAAAGAGTGAGGAAGGACGGGGAATTGAGGAAAAACGTAGATTCTTCCAATTGCCAGCGTGATGCAAGTCATACTGTTTCAGATGTGAAAATGTCAGATGCCAACTGTATGAGAGAACATCTCACAGTCAAAGTGGATATGAAGAAAATGGTGACCAAGTACAG gaCTGCTTCTAGTCACACTACAGAGAGACAGATGTCCCATGATCTGGTTGCTgttggcagaaaaaaagagaattttcatCCAGTATTTGAGCACATGGAATCTGTAACACAAAACATTGAAAATGACCCATCAAAAGAATTTACTCAGGAAATAATCACAATTATTCATCAAGTTAAAG caaattattttgcttcttctGACATAACTCTACATGAACGGTTCTCAAAAATTCAGGATAAATCAAGTGCAAATACAAATGAAGTGAAAATGCATCTGGATCCAGAAATTCACAG GAGGATTGACATGTCTCTAGCAGAACTTCAGAACAAACGAACTGTGCCATCTGAATCTCCCCAG AACGTTGTAAGAGTGTTAGAAGATCCAAATGATCTACGGTATGATatagaaaggagaagaaaagagagattgAAGAATGAAGATGAGAGAGTGTTTCATGTAGATGGTGTAACTCCAAG GAGCCAGCAAAGCTGCAGTCTTTCAAAGTTACAAACATCTCAAGTTGATGGTTTCCAAAAGCCTATGAGGTTCATTaagccacctttcaggaaatTTATTGGGAGACCTCATCTG AATTCTTACTATGCTTCAAAATCAAGTGACACTTACCCCCACAGATGTATTAGAGGACACCTTGAAAATGCAGGACCCCTCAGAAGGCACTTTAAG AGCAACTTTGCAGATGGCCGTTTGCAATCCCATTATAAATCAGGCTTAGTGCAGAAGGGTTTATATATTCAGGCTAAGTACCAGCGGTTACGTTCTGTTGGTGTAAGGGGATTTGCCACTAATAAATTCAGAGATGGAtttttgaggaaagaaaag GGAAATCTAAATATTGCAACAGAAACCTGA
- the BCLAF3 gene encoding BCLAF1 and THRAP3 family member 3 isoform X3, giving the protein MTRSRSRSPRWKPRSLSPAFRTPEYHRQRHAHINYDCEYKSFRKDPKKSMPWRTEDEKYGQGNSRFAPHGNNHQRIYERRSPSPNLKRIPMEDAYSHKPYRTHSSERTESNRRCQLPPKYSEIPYKEHDRPFYQHKMEDRYMFDHYKVTGNEKGMKPFHRPLGASCKLERKWHEDDLRHQRLHEEKYGQSPRRVSDEFTTRSSLQKRYPEDHDYREYGHASKRAKEMERYDGGDVARNSKWKQERSFPPCQEKEEQRYAGAQSHRSAEREYLGGSVTKIAYEYSHKRRRHLDGEKPFPEDRVQKYVKQEEQKYGSSKGTRNSKELDYFSGGRARRTEERHAEEPVKCSSKKGCNACVNSSKTDVELRSFKNKLDERVRKDGELRKNVDSSNCQRDASHTVSDVKMSDANCMREHLTVKVDMKKMVTKYRTASSHTTERQMSHDLVAVGRKKENFHPVFEHMESVTQNIENDPSKEFTQEIITIIHQVKANYFASSDITLHERFSKIQDKSSANTNEVKMHLDPEIHRRIDMSLAELQNKRTVPSESPQNVVRVLEDPNDLRYDIERRRKERLKNEDERVFHVDGVTPRSQQSCSLSKLQTSQVDGFQKPMRFIKPPFRKFIGRPHLNSYYASKSSDTYPHRCIRGHLENAGPLRRHFKGNLNIATET; this is encoded by the exons ATGACAAGATCTAGATCAAGATCACCACGATGGAAACCAAG gTCCTTATCTCCAGCTTTTAGGACTCCAGAGTACCATAGGCAGAGGCATGCTCATATTAATTATGACTGTGAATATAAAAGCTTTCGTAAGGACCCAAAAAAGTCTATGCCTTGGAGAACAGAAGATGAAAAGTATGGACAAGGCAATTCCAGGTTTGCACCTCATGGAAATAACCACCAGAGAATATATGAACGTAGGTCACCTTCACCAAACTTGAAAAGAATTCCCATGGAAGATGCTTACAGTCATAAGCCCTACAGAACACATTCATCTGAAAGGACTGAAAGCAATAGGAGATGCCAGTTACCACCAAAATACTCGGAAATACCTTATAAAGAGCATGATCGTCCATTTTACCAGCACAAAATGGAGGACAGATACATGTTTGATCACTACAAAGTCactggaaatgaaaaaggaatGAAACCTTTTCATAGACCGTTAGGGGCTTCATGcaaacttgaaagaaaatggcATGAAGATGACTTGAGGCACCAGAGGTTACATGAAGAGAAGTATGGTCAGTCACCCAGAAGAGTTTCTGATGAATTTACGACAAGGAGCTCTTTACAGAAGAG GTATCCTGAAGATCACGATTACAGAGAATATGGGCACGCGTCTAAAAGGGCTAAGGAAATGGAGAGGTATGACGGTGGAGATGTAGCAAGAAATTCCAAGTGGAAGCAAGAACGTTCTTTTCCACCCTGCCAAGAAAAGGAGGAGCAAAGATACGCGGGTGCGCAGTCCCACCGCTCGGCTGAGAGGGAGTACTTGGGGGGGTCTGTCACAAAGATAGCCTATGAGTACAGTCACAAACGGCGCAGGCATCTGGACGGAGAGAAGCCTTTTCCAGAGGACAGAGTTCAGAAGTACGTGaagcaggaagagcagaagTACGGCTCTTCCAAGGGCACCCGGAACAGCAAGGAGCTAGATTACTTCAGTGGGGGCAGAGCGAGGCGGACTGAAGAACGGCACGCTGAAGAACCTGTTAAATGCAGTTCAAAGAAGGGCTGCAATGCTTGTGTTAACTCTTCCAAAACAGATGTTGAGCTGAggtcttttaaaaacaaactggaTGAAAGAGTGAGGAAGGACGGGGAATTGAGGAAAAACGTAGATTCTTCCAATTGCCAGCGTGATGCAAGTCATACTGTTTCAGATGTGAAAATGTCAGATGCCAACTGTATGAGAGAACATCTCACAGTCAAAGTGGATATGAAGAAAATGGTGACCAAGTACAG gaCTGCTTCTAGTCACACTACAGAGAGACAGATGTCCCATGATCTGGTTGCTgttggcagaaaaaaagagaattttcatCCAGTATTTGAGCACATGGAATCTGTAACACAAAACATTGAAAATGACCCATCAAAAGAATTTACTCAGGAAATAATCACAATTATTCATCAAGTTAAAG caaattattttgcttcttctGACATAACTCTACATGAACGGTTCTCAAAAATTCAGGATAAATCAAGTGCAAATACAAATGAAGTGAAAATGCATCTGGATCCAGAAATTCACAG GAGGATTGACATGTCTCTAGCAGAACTTCAGAACAAACGAACTGTGCCATCTGAATCTCCCCAG AACGTTGTAAGAGTGTTAGAAGATCCAAATGATCTACGGTATGATatagaaaggagaagaaaagagagattgAAGAATGAAGATGAGAGAGTGTTTCATGTAGATGGTGTAACTCCAAG GAGCCAGCAAAGCTGCAGTCTTTCAAAGTTACAAACATCTCAAGTTGATGGTTTCCAAAAGCCTATGAGGTTCATTaagccacctttcaggaaatTTATTGGGAGACCTCATCTG AATTCTTACTATGCTTCAAAATCAAGTGACACTTACCCCCACAGATGTATTAGAGGACACCTTGAAAATGCAGGACCCCTCAGAAGGCACTTTAAG GGAAATCTAAATATTGCAACAGAAACCTGA